GTCTTATTATACCCTCCCTGTCCGCACTAGtcttattataccctcactgtcacagtcttattataccctcactgtcacagtcttattataccctcactttcacagtcttattataccctcactTTCATAGtcttattataccctcactgtCATAGTGCTTATAATACCCTCACTGTCCATAGTCTTATTATACCCACACTGTACACAGTCcttattataccctcactggtcacagtcttattataccctcactgtCATATGTCTGATTATACCCTCACTGTCAGTCTTATTATACCCACACTGTCACAATtcttattataccctcactgtcagtcttattataccctcactgtcacagtcttattataccctcactgtcacagtcttattataccctcactgtcacagtcttattataccctcactgtcagtcttattataccctcactgtcacagtcttattataccctcactgtCACATTCGGTCTTTATTAATACCCTCACTGTCATAAGTCTTATTATACCCTTCACTGTTCAGGTCTTATTATACCTTTCACTGGTCACAGtcttattataccctcactATCACAGTCTTATTATACCCACAAGTCAgtttattataccctcactgtCATAGTCTTATTTTATACCCATCAACTGGCACAGtcttattataccctcactgtCATAGTCCATATTATAGCCCTCACTGTCACAGTGCTTATTCATACCCTCACTGTCACAATActtattataccctcactgtCACAGTCTTATTATTACCTCACTGTCCCTCTAACTGTCACAGTCCTTATTATACCCACTGTCACATAATTATTTATGTCACAGTCCGTGTTTATTATACCCCCACTTTGTCTCACAGTCCGTATTATACCCTCACTGTCAGTAGtcttattataccctcactgtCACAGTCTTATTACACCCTCACTGTCATAGTCTTAATTATACGCCTCACTGTCACAGTATAATTTATACCGCTGTCAACTGTCACATTCTTATTATACCTCACTGTCGGTGGTTATAAATAACCCTCCAACAGTCCACAGTCCTAATAGGTACCTTTCACTGTCAGTCTTATTTATAAGCCCTTCTAGCTGTCACCCGTCTTTAATATATAACCCTCTCTGTCATAGTCTTATTATAATCTCGCTTGTGTCACAGTCCTTATTATAACCTTCCAATGTTAGtcttattataccctcactgtCATAGTCTTAATTATACCCTCACTGTCACAGTCTTATTATACCCTCATCATTGTCACTGTAACCCTTACTGTCCATAATCTTATATACCCTCACTGTCACACCGTCTGCTACTGGCTTATTACGCCTCACTTGTCACAGTCTTAGTTATACCCTCACTTTCACTAGCCGTCTTATATCAACGCCACACTGTCCATAGTCGTATTATACCCTCACTTGTCTCATTCATAAATTATACCCTCATTGTCAGTCCTTATTTATACCCTCACTGTCACAGTTCTTATTATACCCACACTGTCACAGGTCCTTATTATATCCCACAACTGTCACAGTCTTATTATCATCCCTCGACTGTCATAGTCTTAGTCTGTCACAGTCTTATATACCCTCACTGTCATAGTCGTTATTATAAGCCCTCACAGTCAAATCATATTATACCCTCACTGTTCACAGTCTTATTATACCCTTACAGTCACAGTCACTTATTATACTCTCCACTGTCACAGTCTTATTAAACCCTCACTGTTACTGTACCTTCATAGTCATATTATACCCTCACTGTCACAGtcttattataccctcactgtCACAGTCTTATTATACTCCTCACTGTCATAGTCTTAATATACCCAGACTGTCACAGTCTTATTATACCCTCCACTTTCACAGTCTATTATTAGCCTTACTGtcttattataccctcactgtccagtcttattataccctcactgtCACAGTCATATTATAACCCTCTTAATTATACCTCACTGTCACAGtcttattataccctcactgtCAGAGTCGTATTATACCCTCACTGTCAGCTTAGTCTACCCACACTGTCTGTCCCCTTATACCCTCACTGTCACCGTCTTATTATATAATCTCACTGCAGAGTCTTATTATAGCCCTCACTGTCACAGGCCTTAAAATACCCTCTAATGTCACAGtcttattataccctcactgtCAGAGGCTTATTATACCCTCACCTGTCACAGTCTTATTATACCCCCTGTACACTGTCACCCTCACTGTCATTATCTTATTCATACCCTCAATGGTCACAGTTTGCACAATTATACCGTCACTGTCCAGGGCTTATCATATCCTCACTGTCACAGTCTTATTATACCCTAACTGTCTTAGGcttattataccctcactgtCATAGTCGTATACCCTCACTGTCACATtcttattataccctcactgtCAGTGTTATGATACCCTCACTGTCACAGtcttattataccctcactgtcacagtcttattataccctcactgtCACAGTCTTATTATACCCTTACTGTCATAGtcttattataccctcactgtCACAGTCTTTATAATACCCGTCACTGTCATAGTCTTATTATAACCCTCACTGTCAGTCATGTGATACCCTCACTGTCACAGTCCTTATAATACCACTCACTGTCACAGTCCATTATTAATACCCTACACTGTCCACAAGTCTTAAATACCTCACAGTCACAGTCTTTTGTACCTTCACTGATCACAGTCTTATAATACCCTCACTGTCACAGTCTTATTGTACCTCcactgttttttttatttcagcaGTCCTATATTATTACGCTCACTCTGTCATAGGCTTATAATACCTCACTGTCACTAgtcttattaaaaaatacactGTTCACTTTCACAGCGCTTATTATACCCTCCATTGTCACAGTCTCGTATTATAACCCTCACTTTCTCCAGTTCTTGATTATACCCGTTATTTTCACCAAGTCCTTATTATACCCTCACTTTCTCAGCTCTGTATTATACACTCACTTTCATAGTCTTATTTATACCCACACTTTCTCAGTCTTAATTATACCCTCACTGTCATAGTCTTATATACCTTCACTGTCAGTCTTATTAGACCCACACTGTCGTAGTCTTATACACTCACGGTCCAGTCCGTAATTTTACCCTCATGTCACAGGTCCGTATTATACCCTTACAGGTCAAAATCTCTATTATACCTTCACTGTCATAGTCCTTATTATGCCCTAACTGTCACAGGTGTCGTTATACTCCACCCGTCACAGTCCTTAATTAAACCCTATACTGGTCAAAGTCGTTTTTGTTACCCTCACTGTACACAGTCTTATATACCCTCACAGCCACAGTCTTATTTATTACCCTCACAGTCATAAATCCTATATTATACCCTCACTTTCCTAGGTCCTTATTTTGACCATCACTGTAACTGATCTTTATATACCCTCACGTCATATCTGATTATACTCTCACATGACACAGTCTTATTAATACCCATTACTGTCATAGTACTTATAATCCCCACACTGTCACAGTCTTATTTAATACCCTCAACTGTCACAGTCTATATTATCCACTCCCTGTCACAGTCTTATAATACCCTCACTGCGTCACAGTCTTATTGTACCATCACTGTCATAGTTCTTCAATTATACCCATCACTGAGTCTACTGAGtcttattataccctcactgtCGAATATCTGATAATACACTCACCGACACAGTCTTCTTATACACACCAACTGACACAGTACAATTATACCCCCTTcactgtccaccagttctaATACTACCCTCATTTATATAGTCTGAGCTATTACCTCACTGTCAGTCTTATCTAATACACCCACCACCTGTCCTCCTGTCCTTATTATACCCCTCACGGTTCCAGTCTTTTATAAAAAACCTCAATGTCACCAGTCCATATTATACCTTCATCTGTCAGTCCCTTAACTACTACCCTCACTTGAGTCAGGCTTCTTAGTATTCCCTCACTGTGTGTGTACTCAGTCTGTATAATACCCTCAATGTAACCAGTCTTATTATACCTTCACTGTCAGTCTTATTATTACCTCACTGTCAGTCTTATTATACCCACACTGTCACAGTCTGATTATAACCCTCACTGTCCACAGTCTTATTATAACCTCACTGTCTCAGTCTTATTATTACCTCAACTGATCACTCATTCTTATTTATTACCTCATGTCACAGTCTTAAGTTATACCCTCACAAGTTCACAGGTATGTACTTATCTCCCTCACTCATAGTCACAGTGATCAGAGAGAGAGATATACCTCACTGTCACAATCTTATTATACCCTCAATATGTCACAAGCTTTATTATACCCTCATAGACACAGTCTTATTAATACCCTCAACTATCATAGTTATTATCACACTTTTGTCTTCGAGTAATGAACATTTGGAGAATATGTGATATTAGTGCTGTCTGTACCGTACCGTCATATCAAGACTATCATAATTTTATATCAGCCCGGGCCTGATTATGAGTTATCGTCCTGGGACTTGATATCCCTCTTGTTATCCTGTAATGGAAGATGGGGAGTTTTTCTCTTCGGATTTTAGTGTTTGTCCGCTTGACTGGCAGACTTGTTTTTCGCAGTGTGTCTCAATAAAGGAGATGGGGAAAATTGTTTTTCCTGTTGTCCGAGTAATGGAGCGGGAGGACTTTTTTTTTCCTATTGTCCAGTAGATGCAGTCCGGTAATGGAGGACTTGTTTTCTGTTGTCCAGTAAATGGAGTGGGGAGaacttgttttctttgttgtCCAGTAATGGAGTGGGGAGACTTGTTTTTCCTGTTGTCCAGTAATGGAGTGGGGAGACTTGTTTTCATTGTTGTCCAGTAATGGAGTAAGGGGAGACACTTGTTTTCCTGTTGTCCAGTATGTGGAGTGTGGGAGActtgtttttttcttgtttgtCCAGTAATGGAGTGAGAGGGACTTGTTTTCCTGTTGTCCAGTAATGCAGTGGGGAGACTTTGTTTTCCTGTTGTCCAGTAATGGAAGGGGGGAGACTGATTGTTTCCTGTTGTCCTGCTGTAATAGGAGTGTGGGagaatttattttcttgttgtccAGTATGGAGTGGGGAGGACTTGCTTTCCTTTGTCCAGGAGTGGGGAGGACTTGTTTTTTTCCTGTTGTCCAGTAATGGAGTGGGGAGACTTGTTTTCCTGTTGTCCAGTAATGGAGACAGGAAGACTTGTTTTCCTTGTTGTCCAGTAATGGAGTGGGGGAGACTTGTTTTCCTGTTGTCCAGTAATAGGAGTGGGAGACTTGTTTTCCTGTTGTCCAAGTAATGGAGTGGGGACATTGTTTTCTTGTTGTCCTGTTATAATGGAGTGAGGACCTGTTTTCCTGTTGTCCAGTAATGGAGTGGGGAGACTTATTTTCTTGTTGTCCAGTAATGAGTGGGGAGTGGGTTATTCTTGTTTTCCAGTAATGGAGTGGGGAGACAGTCTTGTTGTACCAGTTATAGCAGTGGGGAGGACCTGTTTTCCTGTTGTCCAGTAATGGAGTGGGAGGACTTGTTTTCTTGTTGTCCAGTAATGCAGTGGGGAGACTTGTTTTCCTGTTGTCCAGTAATGCAGTGGGAGGACTTGTTTTCCTGTTGTCCAGTAATGGAGTGGGAGGACCTGTTTTCCTGTTGTCCAGTAATGGAGTGGGGAGACTTGTTTTCTTGTTGTCCAGTAATGGAGTGGGAGGACTTGTTTTCCTGTTGTCCAGTAATGCAGTGGGGGAGAATTGATTGGTTTTCCTGTTGTGCCAGTAATGCAGTGGGGAGGACTTGTTTTCCTGTTGTCCAGTAATGGAGTGGGGAGGACCTGTTTTCCTGTTGTCCAGTAATGCAGTGGGAGGACTTGTTTTCCTGTTGTCCAGTAATGGAGTGGGGAGACTTGTTTTCTTGTTGTCCAGTAATGGAGTGGGGGACTTGTTTTCTTGTTGTCCAGTAATGCAGTGGGAGGACCTGTTTTCCTGTTGTCCAGTAATGCAGTGGGAGGACCTGTTTTCCTGTTGTCCAGTAATGCAGTGGGAGGACTTGTTTTCCTGTTGTCCAGTAATGCAGTGGGGGGACTTTGTTTTCCTGTTGTCCAGTAATGGAGTGGGGAGACTTGTTTTTCCTGTTTGTCCAGTAATGGACAGTGGGAGACTTGTTTTCTGTTGTCCAGTAATGGAGTGGGGAGGACTTGTTTTCCTGTTGTCCAGTAATGGAATGTCCATGTAATGGATGAGGAGACTTGTTTTTTCCTATTGTAATGGGGAGTGGGGAGGACTTTGTTTTCTTGTTGTCCAGTAATGGAGTGGGAGGACTTGTTTTCCTGTTTTCCATTATAGAATAGTGGAGGACCTGTTTTCTGCTGTTGAATAGGGGAAGACTTGTCAGTAATGCAATGGGAGGACTTGTTTTCCTGTTGTCCAGTAATGGAGTGGGAGGACTTGTTTTCCTGTTGTCCAGTAATGGAGTGGGGAGACTTGTTTTCTTGTTGTCCAGTAATGGAGTGGGGAGACTTGTTTTCTTGTTGTCCAGTAATGGAGTGGGGAGACTTGTTTTCTTGTTGTCCAGTAATGGAGTGGGAGGACCTGTTTTCCTGTTTTCCAGTAATGGAGTAGTGATGTTTTTCCTGTTGTCCATAATGAGTAGTGGAGGACATTGTTTTCCTGTTGTCCAGTAATTGAAGTGGAGGACCTGTTTTCTTGTTGTCCAGTAATGGGATCAGGTGGGGAGACTTGTTTTCTTGTTGTCCAGTAATGGAGTGGAatgttgtttctgtttgttCCAGTAATGGAGTATGAGGACTGTTTTTGTTGTCCAGTAATGCAGTTGGGAGGACCTGTTTTCCTGTTGTCCAGTAATGCAGTGGGAGGACCTGTTTTCCTGTTGTCCAGTAATGCAGTGGGAGGACTTGTTTTTCTGTTGTCCAGTAATGGCAGTGGGAGGACTTGTTTCCTGTTGTCCAGTAATGGAGTGGGAGGACCCTGTTTTCCTGTTTGTCCAGTAATGTATAGTGGGAGGACTTGTTTTCCTGTTCTCCTGTTGTCCCATTAATGAGTGGGAGGACTTGTTTTCCTGTTGTCCAGTAATGCAGTGGGAGGACCTGTTTTCCTGTTGTCCAGTAATGCAGTGGGAGGACCTGTTTTCCTGTTGTCCAGTAATGCAGTGGGAGGACCTGTTTTCCTGTTGTCCAGTAATGCAGTGGGGAGGACTGTTTATCCTTTCAAGTAATGAAGTTGTCCTGTTGTCCAGTAATGCAGTGGGAGGACTTGTTTTCCTGTTGTCCAGTAATGCAGTGGGGAGACTTGTTTTCCTGTTGTCCAGTAATGGAGTGGGAGGACTTGTTTTCCTGTTGTCCAGTAATGGAGTGGGAGGACCTGTTTTCCTGTTGTCCAGTAATGCAGTGGGAGGACCTGTTTTTCCTGTTCTCCATGTAATAGAGTTGTTTCCTGTTGTCCAGTAATGGCAGGGGAGACTCTTGTGATTCCAGTAATTCCTTTGTCCAGTAATGCAGTGGGAGAGACTTGTTTTCCTGTCCCTGTTGTCCAGTAATGCAGTGGGAGGACTTGTTTTCTTGTTGTCCAGTAATGGAGTAGGAGACTTGTTTTCTTGTTGTCCAGTAATGGAGTGGGAGGACTGTTTTCCTGTTGTCCAGTAATGGAGTGGGAGACTTGTTTTCCTGTTGTCCAGTAATGGAGTGAGGGGAGGACTTGTTTTAATTGGGAGACTATGTGTTTCCTGTTTTCCAGTAATGGAGTGGGGAGAGACTTGTTTTTCCTGTTGTCCAGTAATGGAGTTTGGAGGACTTGTTTTCCTAAAAGAGAGTTGTCCAGTAATGGAGTAGGGAGGACCTGTTTTCCTGTTGTCCAGTAATGGAGTGGGAGGACCTTTTTTCTGTTTTCCTGTTGTCCAGTAATGGAGTGGGAGGACCTGTTTTCCTGTTGTCCAGTAATGCAGTGGGAGGACCTGTTTTCCTGTTGTCCAGTAATGCAGTGGGAGGACTTGTTTTCCTGTTGTCCAGTAATGCAGTGGGAGGACTTGTTTTCCTGTTGTCCAGTAATGCAGTGGGGAGACTTGTTTTCTGTTGTCCATTAATGGAGTGGGGAGGACTGTTTTTTCCTGTTGTTGTTAGTAATCAGAGTAGGTGAGGACCTGTTTTCCTGTTGTCCAGTAATGGAGTGGGAGACTTGTTTTTCTGTTGTCCAGTAATGCATAGTGGGAGGGCCTGTTTTCCTTGTTTGTCCAGTAATGCAAGTAGGAGACTTGTTTTCCTGATTGTCCAGTAATAGAAGTGGGAGGACTTGTTTTTCTGTTGTCCAGTAATGCAGTGGGAGGACTTGTTTTCCTGTTGTCCAGTAATGCAGTGGGAGGACCTGTTTTCCTGTTGTCCAGTAATGGAGTGGGAGAGACTTTGTTTTCTTGTTGTCCAGTAAATGGAGTGGGGgactgtttttgttttcttgttgtCCCAGTAATTGGGAGTGGAAGGACTTGTTTTTCTGTTGTCCAGTAATGTGAGTGGGAGGACCTGTTTTTTCCTGTTGTCCAGTAATGCAGTGGGAGGACTTGTTTTCCTGTTGTCCAGTAATGCAGTGGGAGGACCTGTTTTCCTGTTGTCCAGTAATGGAGTGGGGAGACTTGTTTTCTTGTTGTCCAGTAATGGAGTGGGAGGACTTGTTTTCCTGTTGTCCAGTAATGGAGTGGGAGGACTTGTTTTCCTGTTGTCCAGTAATGCAGTGGGGAGGACTTgtctttgttttttgttgtcCAGTAATGGAGTGGGAGACTTGTTTTTCCTGTTGTCCAGTAATGCAGTGGGGGAGACTTGTTTTCTTGTTTCCAGTAATGCCAGTGGTAGGACTTGTTTTCCTGTAATGATTGTCTTGTTGACATAAGAGTGGGAGGACTGTTTTCATTTTTCCTGTTGTCCAGTATGGAGTGTGAGGAGGACTGTTTTCCCTGTTGTCCAGTAATGCAGTGGGAGGACCTGTTTTCCTGTTGTCCAGTAATGGAGTGGGGAGACTTGTTTTCTTGTTGTCCAGTAATGGAGTGGGAGGACTTGTTTTCCTGTTGTCCAGTAATGGAGTGGGAGGACTTTGTTTTCGCTGTTTGTCCAAGTAATGCAGTGGGATTTTGGACCTGTTTTCCTTGTTGTCCAGTAATGCGAGTGGGAGACTTGTTTTCCTGTCCGTCCAGTAATGCAGTGGAGGACTGTTTTCCTGTTCTCCAGTAATGCAGTGGGAGGACTTGTTTTCCTGTTGTCCAGTAATGCAGTGGGAGGACTTGTTTTCCTGTTGTCCAGTAATGCAGTGGGAGGACTTGTTTTCCTGTTGTCCAGTAATGCAGTGGGAGGACCTGTTTTCCTGTTGTCCAGTAATGCAGTGGGAGGACCTGTTTTCCTGTTGTCCAGTAATGCAGTGGGAGGACTTGTTTTCCTGTTGTCCAGTAATGCAGTGGGGAGACTTGTTTTCCTGTTGTCCAGTAATGGAGTGGGGAGACTTGTTTTCCTGTTGTCCAGTAATAGAGTGGGAGGACTTGTTTTCCTGTTGTCCAGTAATGGAGTGGGGAGACTTGTTTTTCCTGTTGTCCAGTAATGGAGTGGGAGActtgtttttttcttgttgtCCAGTAATGGAGTGGGGGAGACTTGTTTTTCCTATTGTCCAGTAATGGAGTAATGAGGACCATGTTTTTCTGTTGTCCAGTAATGCAGTGGGGAGGACCTTGTTTTCTTTGTTGTCCAGTAATGCAGTGGGAGGATTTTGTTTTCCAGTTGTCCAGTAATGAGTGGGGAGGACTTGTTTTCTTGTTGTCCAGTAATGCAGTGGGAGGAGACTTTTTTTCTTGTTGTTCAGTAATGGAGTGGGGAGACTTGTTTTCCTTGTGTCTCAGTAATGCAGTGGGGGACTTGTTTTTTCCTGTTGTCCAGTAATGCAGTGGGAGAGACTTGTTTTTTCCTGTTGTCCAGTGGAGTACTGGAGACATGTTTTCCTTTTTTCCAGTTATAGGCAGTAATGAGGGGCCATTTTTTCATGTTGTCCAGTTAATGGCTAAGGGGAGGACCTGTTATTCCTGTTTGTCCAGTAATGCAGTGGGAGGacgtttttttgtttttcctgTTGTCCAGTAAATGCAGTGAGGAGGACTTGTTTTCTTGTTGTCCAGTAATGACAGTGGGAGGAGCTTGTTTTCCAATGTAATCAAGACTTAATGAGTGGGGATAAACCTTTTTCCCTGTTAGTCCATAGTAATGCAGTTGGAGGACCTCGTTTTCCTGTTGTCCAGTAATGGAGTGGGAGGTCTTGTTTTTGTTGGTCCAGTTAGGTGGGAGGTTTGTTCCTGTTGCTATGTTATTAAGTGATAGGAGGAGGTCTGTTTTTCCTGTTTCCAGTAATAGCAGTTTGGAGGACTTGTATTTCCATTTTGTCCAGTAATGGATTGGTAGAATAGAGTTTTCCTATTTAAAGTTAAATAGAGTAATGAGACTCTGTTTTCTTGTTTTGTTCATTAAAGGAGTGTGGAGGACTCTGTGTTAAAAGTTGTCCAGGTAATGCAAGTGGGTGTGACTGTTTTTCTGTTGTTCCTGTAATCATCTGTTGTCCAGAAATGGATGGGTAGACTTGCTTTCTTGTTGTCCAGAAATGGAGTGGGAGGACCAGTTTTCCTGTATTACCTAGTAATGAAGTGGGAGGACCTGGTTTTCCATATATCAATTAATGAAGTGGGAGGATTCCTTTGTTTTCCTATTTTGAATGTACTGTTGTAGTAATGCAGTGGCTGAGGACCTTGTTTTTCCTGTTTTCCACAGTAATAGATCTGTAATGGAGACTTTGTTCTTGACTTCATGTGCCTGTAAGACAGCCATTTTGTTAAACTAATGACTTTAATACTGTGCCTTTCATGACACAAACAATCAAACATCTAGTGTTGCCAACAGATTGGTCAAACTGTAGGATTATTTTTGGTTGGTCAAACTGTGGGATTATTTTTGGTTGGTCAAACTGTGGGATTATTTTGGTTGGTCAAACTGTGGGATTATTTTTGGTTGGTCAAACTGTGGGATTATTTTTGGTTGGTCAAACTGTGGGATTATTTTTGGTTGGTCAAACTGTGGGATTATTTTTGGTTGGTCAAACTGTAGGATTATTTTTGGTTGGTCAAACTGTAGGATTATTTTTGGTTGGTGCAAACTGTAGATTATTTTTGGTTGGTCAAACTGtaggattattttttttaggaTTATTTTTGGTTTTTCCAGATGCCTTTAAGAAAGCGAGGATCCGAATGATGCAGGCTCGAGAAAGTGCAACTCGCGACCTGTTCCAGGAGGCTAATAAAACTAGAGAACTTGCAGCATAgtacaacatatatatttacaatacaacTCGTGACCTGTTCTAGCAGGTTAACAAAACACACAGCATCAGACATTTAAAGCCTTGGTAACTGATATCTTCTGAGGCTGATACACGGTATACATGAGACATTGACCAGATAAACCTGTGTAATCCGACACACTGTGGGATATACTTTGTGACCTGCCTAATATGACACTGTTGAAACTGTGTAAACATTAGTAACCTGTATAATCTGACAATATACAACATTGGCAATTGAAATCACCAGATGGAGTCTGGTCTGTCGGCCATCATATGGTGATAATGTTGATGCATGTTAGTTTGTTACAGTTTTTGTGATTGGTTGAGTAAGAAAGCTGTCAGCCAATCAAGTCTGTAGGGCTTTTggcattatataattataggaTACAAGAAGGCCATTATAATTTACAGATTCAAGTTGAACCGAAATCTGAGCATGGTGATTCGAAAATCTAATAGATGTCAATAAATCATGAATCATGATGGATCATTTCATTTAGTACCATCTGATGCTGTGTATATAAATTAGTGGTCAAATGACtttgtatgatatatacatttggGACACAACTTGTAGACACTGACATCTTGTACAGTATGACAATGTTTTGTCAGAAAGAAGAATAAGCAAAGTTTGCAGGTTTCATTTCTTTTTCGCATATTCCAGAAAATCATGCATTTATTGATGAACTGTATTTGTTAAAACATCATGAATAAAAGATGTTACATTAAGTAGAAATCTtttattacaaatacaaatagtaAAATCATTCCGTCCATATTTATTGAACACCGGTAcatgtttttatgtatatttttatatgccaattagataaaataaaaatgatatacaaataaaattgttCGCAATTtcttttacaatgttattatgTAACAAGGCAAAGAAGAAGGAAAGTGAAAGTTGTATCATTATGAAACCTATTTTTTAGTAACTGCTTATGTGTACTCTTCGTTCAAGGTCACTTGGGTCAAATCTTAATAGGATTTCATGTTGATAACCAAGAGGTTTAGAGATCTTGGGCCCATGCCATACTGGGATAAAAGGCTACACAGGAAGAtaaaatgaataaccttgaccttcattcaaggtcacagggataaAACATACTAAATTCTTCTTGTCAATAATTAAAAAGCCTAAAGATATGATATTGAACCTATAGCATGCTCTGAAGgaaggctaccaagtttcttCAAATTAGTGACCTTGAGCCTCaaccaaggtcacaggggtcaaataggctgaaatatttcaacaactcattaaatatttaaaacgtCAATACACTTGATATTAGACTTGTGGCATgatgggatgaaaggctacagagtttattaaaatgaattaccttgagcTTTATTCAGAGTCACAGATCAAATACATATTAGgctaaaatatgatattttttttttgataactAAGAGACCTACCAGATGTTGGGTCTGTATCTACAcgaacaatgttagaggtatagcgtTATGTCTCTAACTGGCTTTAGGCAATATACCTGTTGTTGGGGGTAAGATTTTCAAAGTTTGTATTTTATCACTGAAATCGTAATTCATGGCATATGCTtatctatttttcatatatgaatACTTAGATTAAAGATGCTTCGATCACCGCtgatgaatggtattttttctcttatcaaaaacaggagcagacaaattagtctttttcttcagttacataagttacttactttatgcCATTACCATCATTGGAAAGTTACAGCTCCTtaatttacttcaagttaaaaaaaaattaaaatgatttattgcgTCCCGATAAAACTCCATGTCACTATgctct
The Argopecten irradians isolate NY chromosome 9, Ai_NY, whole genome shotgun sequence DNA segment above includes these coding regions:
- the LOC138331140 gene encoding repetin-like; its protein translation is MSPVLHWTTGKNKSLPLHYWTTGKNKSPTALLRHKENKSPHSITEQQEKKSPPTALLDNKKTSPPHSLLDNWKTKSSHCITGQQRKQGPPHCITGQQKNMVLITPLLDNRKNKSPPLHYWTTRKKQVSHSITGQQEKQVSPLHYWTTGKQVLPLYYWTTGKQVSPLHYWTTGKQVSPLHYWTTGKQVLPLHYWTTGKQVLPLHYWTTGKQVLPLHYWTTGKQVLPLHYWTTGKQVLPLHYWTTGKQVLPLHYWRTGKQSSTALLDGQENKSPTRITGQQGKQVQNPTALLGQTAKTKSSHSITGQQENKSSHSITGQQENKSPHSITGQQENRSSHCITGQQGKQSSSHSILDNRKNENSPPTLMSTRQSLQENKSYHWHYWKQENKSPPLHYWTTGKTSLPLHYWTTKNKDKSSPLHYWTTGKQVLPLHYWTTGKQVLPLHYWTTRKQVSPLHYWTTGKQVLPLHYWTTGKQVLPLHYWTTGKNRSSHSHYWTTEKQVLPLPITGTTRKQKQSPTPFTGQQENKVSPTPLLDNRKTGPPTALLDNRKTSPPTALLDNRKTSPPTSITGQSGKQVSYLHYWTNKENRPSHYALLDNRKTSLPLHYWTTGKQVLTYSDY